One genomic region from Prochlorococcus marinus CUG1433 encodes:
- the hemJ gene encoding protoporphyrinogen oxidase HemJ, translated as MTAEAYLWFKSLHIIGVIVWFSGLFYLVRLFIYHEESKNMDNALKIAFNKQYTLMEKRLANIITTPGMILAISMAICMVIMQPSWLSEKWLQIKISFVLGLVIYHFYCYKIMNSLQNGTSTISAKKLRLLNELPTLLLFIIVLLVIFKNNFPTSIATWSVVGLVIFMLATIQLYAKIRKKNENSLSNE; from the coding sequence TTGACAGCTGAAGCATATCTCTGGTTTAAATCACTACACATTATTGGTGTAATCGTTTGGTTCTCGGGACTTTTTTATTTAGTAAGACTTTTTATATATCATGAAGAATCTAAAAATATGGATAATGCATTAAAAATTGCCTTTAATAAACAATACACCTTAATGGAAAAAAGGCTGGCAAATATAATCACAACTCCTGGGATGATATTAGCTATAAGTATGGCTATATGTATGGTTATTATGCAGCCTAGTTGGTTAAGTGAGAAGTGGTTGCAAATTAAAATTTCTTTTGTTTTGGGATTAGTAATTTATCATTTTTATTGTTATAAAATAATGAATTCATTACAAAATGGTACCTCAACCATCTCAGCAAAAAAACTAAGATTATTAAATGAATTGCCTACTTTATTATTATTTATAATTGTACTTTTAGTTATTTTTAAAAATAATTTTCCAACAAGTATTGCTACATGGAGTGTAGTTGGACTTGTTATTTTCATGTTGGCTACAATACAATTATATGCAAAGATTAGAAAGAAAAATGAGAATTCATTAAGTAATGAATAG